From Triticum aestivum cultivar Chinese Spring chromosome 4A, IWGSC CS RefSeq v2.1, whole genome shotgun sequence, a single genomic window includes:
- the LOC123081870 gene encoding pectinesterase-like, translated as MSKGAIIGASTVLVVAVVAAVCVVSFKEAKNEEDSTELATSVKSIKSFCQPVDYKVACEKTLEETAGNATTTTELAKAIFKATSQRIEKAVQESSLLNELKHDPRTSGALKNCKEMLHYAIDDLKTTFDQLGGFEMTNFKHAMDDLKTWLTSALTYQETCLDGFANTTTDASAKMRKALNVSQELTENILSIVDEFGDTIANLDLSIFSRRLLGHDGAPRWMSDAKRRLLEASPSEPDFKPDMTVAADGSGDYKTINEALAKVPLKSEDTYVMHVKEGTYKEYVSVARNVTNLVMIGDGVGKTVITGDKNFMMNITTKDTATMEAIGNGFFMRGITVENTAGAKNHQAVALRVQSDQSVFYECQFDGYQDTLYTHTSRQYYRDCTVSGTIDFIFGNAQVVFQNCVLQVRRCMENQQNIITAQGRKERHSAGGIVIHNCTIEPHPEFKDHIGRLRTFLGRPWKEHSRTLYIQSEIGELIDPQGWLPWLGDFALSTCYYAEVDNRGPGADMSNRVTWKGVKHVTYRQAEEKYTVERFIQGKLWISKYGVPFIPGLLPQEQAAHTDTERS; from the coding sequence ATGAGCAAAGGCGCCATAATCGGCGCGTCGACCGTCCTGGTGGTGGCGGTCGTCGCCGCCGTCTGCGTCGTGTCCTTCAAAGAAGCTAAAAATGAGGAGGACAGCACGGAGCTGGCGACGTCGGTGAAGTCGATCAAGTCCTTCTGCCAGCCCGTGGACTACAAGGTGGCGTGCGAGAAGACGCTGGAGGAGACGGCCGGCAATGCGACGACCACCACGGAGCTGGCCAAGGCCATCTTCAAGGCCACCTCGCAGCGGATCGAGAAGGCCGTGCAGGAGTCCAGCCTGCTCAACGAGCTCAAACACGACCCTCGCACGTCGGGCGCGCTCAAGAACTGCAAGGAGATGCTCCACTACGCCATCGACGACCTCAAGACCACCTTCGACCAGCTCGGCGGCTTCGAGATGACCAACTTCAAGCACGCCATGGACGACCTCAAGACGTGGCTCACCTCCGCGCTCACGTACCAGGAGACCTGCCTTGACGGCTTCGCCAACACCACGACGGACGCCTCCGCCAAGATGCGCAAGGCGCTTAACGTCTCCCAGGAGCTGACGGAGAACATCCTGTCCATCGTGGACGAGTTCGGGGACACCATCGCCAACCTGGACCTGTCCATCTTCAGCCGGCGGCTGCTCGGGCACGACGGCGCGCCCAGGTGGATGTCGGACGCCAAGCGGAGGCTGCTGGAGGCCTCTCCCAGCGAGCCCGACTTCAAGCCGGACATGACGGTGGCGGCGGACGGCAGCGGCGACTACAAGACCATCAACGAGGCGCTGGCCAAGGTGCCGCTCAAGAGCGAGGACACGTACGTGATGCACGTCAAGGAGGGCACGTACAAGGAGTACGTCTCCGTGGCGCGCAACGTGACGAACCTCGTCATGATCGGCGACGGGGTCGGCAAGACGGTCATCACGGGGGacaagaacttcatgatgaacatcACCACCAAGGACACGGCCACCATGGAGGCGATCGGCAACGGCTTCTTCATGCGCGGGATCACGGTGGAGAACACGGCGGGCGCCAAGAACCACCAGGCCGTGGCGCTGAGGGTGCAGAGCGACCAGTCGGTGTTCTACGAGTGCCAGTTCGACGGGTACCAGGACACGCTCTACACGCACACCAGCCGGCAGTACTACCGCGACTGCACCGTGAGCGGCACCATCGACTTCATCTTCGGCAACGCGCAGGTGGTGTTCCAGAACTGCGTCCTCCAGGTGCGCAGGTGCATGGAGAACCAGCAGAACATCATCACGGCGCAGGGGCGCAAGGAGAGGCACTCGGCCGGCGGCATCGTCATCCACAACTGCACCATCGAGCCGCACCCGGAGTTCAAGGACCACATCGGCAGGCTCCGGACGTTCCTGGGGCGGCCGTGGAAGGAGCACTCCCGCACCCTCTACATCCAGTCCGAGATCGGCGAGCTCATCGACCCGCAGGGGTGGCTGCCGTGGCTCGGCGACTTCGCGCTCAGCACCTGCTACTACGCCGAGGTGGATAACCGGGGGCCGGGGGCCGACATGAGCAACCGCGTCACGTGGAAGGGCGTCAAGCACGTGACCTACCGGCAGGCGGAAGAGAAGTACACCGTGGAGAGGTTCATCCAGGGGAAGCTCTGGATCTCCAAGTACGGCGTGCCATTCATCCCGGGGTTGCTGCCGCAGGAGCAGGCCGCCCACACTGACACTGAGCGAAGCTAG
- the LOC123085632 gene encoding pathogenesis-related protein 1 → MALTSALQETKQPSAPLQQPQLNTSLAPVESLIITAMAFTDSWTHEIESPVAASRLFRAGVMDWHTLAPKLAPHIVASAHPVEGEGGIGSVRQFNFTSAMPFSLMKERLEFIDADKCECKSTLIEGGGIGTAIETATSHIKVEAAANGGSVVKVESTYKLLPGVEVNDEITKAKESVTAIFKAAEAYLVANPDAYN, encoded by the exons ATGGCGCTCACTTCCGCACTCCAGGAAACCAAGCAGCCCAGTGCGCCATTACAACAGCCACAGCTCAACACATCACTTGCACCGGTCGAGTCCTTGATCATCACAGCAATGGCCTTCACCGACAGTTGGACCCACGAGATCGAATCGCCGGTCGCCGCGTCGCGCCTCTTCCGTGCCGGCGTCATGGACTGGCACACACTGGCCCCTAAGCTCGCACCGCACATCGTCGCCAGCGCCCACCCCGTCGAGGGCGAAGGCGGCATCGGCAGCGTCAGGCAGTTCAACTTCACCTCAG CCATGCCCTTCAGCCTCATGAAGGAGAGGCTCGAGTTCATCGACGCCGACAAGTGCGAGTGCAAGTCCACCCTCATCGAGGGCGGCGGCATCGGCACCGCCATCGAGACGGCCACCTCGCACATCAAggtggaggcggcggccaacggcgggAGCGTCGTCAAGGTGGAGTCGACGTACAAGCTGCTGCCGGGCGTGGAGGTGAACGATGAGATCACCAAGGCCAAGGAGTCTGTCACGGCCATCTTCAAGGCCGCCGAGGCATACCTCGTCGCCAACCCGGACGCCTACAACTGA